In Prosthecochloris sp. GSB1, the following proteins share a genomic window:
- a CDS encoding FeoA family protein, which produces MTLAEMITGQSARIGKLSCSGALKSRLVDMGVLGGERVRVERIAPLGDPVEISVRQCKLSLRRKDAEGITVEEVG; this is translated from the coding sequence ATGACACTTGCAGAGATGATTACCGGGCAAAGCGCACGGATCGGGAAACTTTCCTGTTCAGGGGCTCTGAAGTCAAGGCTGGTCGATATGGGGGTGCTGGGCGGCGAGAGAGTACGGGTCGAACGGATCGCTCCGCTTGGCGATCCTGTCGAAATATCGGTCAGACAATGCAAACTCTCCTTACGCAGAAAGGATGCGGAAGGGATAACCGTCGAGGAGGTGGGCTGA
- a CDS encoding FeoA family protein: protein MKTLSELHEGMSSEIRGMLCEGRHRHGCHSSLHLDGAVRLREMGFCEGQRITVLRNRGNGPLVVKLQESRMVLGRGLAKKILIGNNT, encoded by the coding sequence ATGAAAACGCTGTCCGAGCTGCATGAGGGCATGAGCTCTGAGATCAGGGGGATGCTCTGCGAAGGGCGCCATCGTCACGGTTGTCACTCCTCGCTCCATCTTGACGGCGCCGTGAGGCTCCGCGAAATGGGGTTTTGCGAGGGGCAGCGCATAACCGTCCTGCGTAACAGGGGGAACGGTCCGCTGGTCGTCAAACTTCAGGAGAGCAGGATGGTGCTCGGGCGCGGTCTTGCAAAGAAAATACTAATCGGGAACAACACATGA
- a CDS encoding LbtU family siderophore porin — protein sequence MKKRSFGKMLAVLVCAAVPAMPAQASQKISDDIELSGLLETEASYADGDMGDSSDIVLATLELGLDAEIAEWISAHVLFLYEEDETDGIEVDEAFVTLSPGDSGFFVNAGRFAQGIGAFPSWMITDPLTLELGETTQKSSVAFGWENDTVRALVSVYKGDVRKSDEDHVNTWVGSLNIGGAVGDLDCEAGVSYTNNIADSDTLVEDFDGVPTTSFIGGYSGYLVVAVGSVSLGGEYLSATDEFSDGARVGSRPGAWNVEFVWDMPSQLALVARVGGAHEFDIDNQYGAAVSWGLHEGVSIGAEYLRNENADDTSEDVLTLQLAAEL from the coding sequence ATGAAAAAACGCTCTTTTGGGAAAATGCTCGCCGTGCTTGTGTGTGCTGCGGTACCGGCCATGCCTGCACAGGCTTCACAGAAAATTTCCGACGATATCGAGTTGAGCGGTCTTCTGGAGACTGAGGCTTCGTATGCGGACGGGGATATGGGGGACAGTTCGGATATCGTGCTTGCGACGCTGGAGCTTGGTCTCGATGCCGAGATCGCGGAATGGATTTCCGCTCACGTGCTGTTTCTCTACGAAGAGGATGAAACCGACGGTATCGAGGTCGATGAGGCGTTTGTTACCCTTTCCCCCGGTGATTCCGGTTTTTTCGTCAATGCCGGTCGATTCGCCCAGGGGATCGGTGCGTTTCCGTCATGGATGATCACCGACCCTCTGACACTCGAGCTCGGTGAAACGACACAGAAATCCTCCGTTGCCTTTGGATGGGAGAACGATACGGTTCGGGCTCTGGTAAGCGTTTACAAGGGCGATGTGCGGAAGTCTGATGAGGACCATGTCAATACCTGGGTCGGTTCGCTGAACATCGGAGGCGCTGTCGGCGATCTCGATTGCGAGGCGGGTGTTTCCTACACGAACAACATAGCCGATAGTGATACGCTGGTCGAGGATTTCGACGGAGTACCGACCACGAGCTTCATCGGGGGTTATTCGGGATATCTGGTGGTCGCTGTCGGGTCGGTGAGTCTGGGTGGCGAATATCTTTCGGCGACGGACGAATTTTCGGACGGGGCGAGGGTTGGAAGCCGTCCGGGCGCCTGGAATGTCGAGTTTGTCTGGGACATGCCTTCGCAGCTTGCGCTTGTGGCCAGGGTGGGCGGTGCGCACGAATTCGATATCGACAACCAGTACGGTGCAGCCGTTTCCTGGGGGCTTCACGAGGGAGTCTCCATCGGTGCGGAGTACCTTCGTAACGAGAACGCCGACGACACAAGCGAAGACGTCTTGACGCTCCAGCTTGCGGCGGAATTGTAG
- a CDS encoding sirohydrochlorin chelatase, which translates to MTLLHPRRFSTVAILCNLLLAACSQPQAPNTGRENPTKGKKVGVLLVSHGSHSETWRKTLFELEKRVRQRILENGGVAGTKTAFMEYHEPSIATRLKAFDEEGYSDIILVPILLTVSSHSFDDIPTIVGLKDNPESVEMLRLEKIERYSPAATVHIAPLLDFGDILRKNVLRRTKALSETPADEGLVLIGYGSEPYENEWARLFGDAAETVREQTGIGKHSIGWCGHIVRYSPDSTTAAVNRVLEKKKTAIVIPSLIAFDENFQIRIIGGGIEKVDGHEERVRYKPDAILPDPDVERWVVDISKEFAKNILNQ; encoded by the coding sequence ATGACACTCCTGCATCCACGGCGTTTCTCCACGGTCGCAATCCTCTGTAACCTCCTCTTGGCGGCATGCTCTCAGCCTCAGGCTCCCAATACCGGCAGGGAAAATCCCACTAAAGGGAAAAAAGTCGGCGTACTGCTCGTCAGCCATGGCTCACATTCCGAGACATGGCGGAAAACGCTGTTTGAACTCGAAAAGCGCGTCAGGCAAAGAATACTCGAGAACGGTGGCGTTGCCGGCACGAAAACCGCATTCATGGAATACCATGAACCCTCCATAGCCACGCGATTGAAAGCGTTTGACGAAGAGGGATACTCCGACATCATCCTGGTTCCCATTCTGCTGACGGTCAGCTCGCATTCCTTTGACGACATCCCTACAATCGTTGGCCTGAAGGATAACCCTGAATCCGTTGAAATGCTCCGGCTCGAGAAAATAGAGCGTTATTCACCTGCCGCGACCGTCCACATTGCGCCGTTGCTCGATTTCGGAGATATTCTCCGCAAGAACGTTCTGAGGAGAACGAAAGCGCTTTCGGAAACCCCCGCCGACGAAGGGCTTGTGCTGATCGGATACGGTTCGGAGCCGTATGAAAACGAGTGGGCCAGGCTGTTCGGCGACGCGGCAGAAACCGTGCGGGAACAAACGGGCATTGGCAAGCACAGCATCGGCTGGTGCGGCCACATCGTCCGCTACAGCCCCGATTCGACCACCGCCGCCGTCAATCGTGTTCTCGAAAAGAAAAAAACCGCGATCGTCATCCCTTCGCTGATCGCTTTCGATGAAAACTTCCAGATCCGCATTATCGGGGGCGGAATCGAAAAAGTCGACGGTCACGAAGAGCGGGTGCGCTACAAGCCCGACGCCATCCTGCCGGATCCCGATGTCGAACGATGGGTTGTCGATATAAGCAAGGAATTCGCGAAAAACATCCTCAATCAGTAA
- a CDS encoding PepSY-associated TM helix domain-containing protein: MTKKNRDALRRLNNLLHRDLGYFFAALIIAYSLSGIALNHVDEWNPDFIIRKTTLDFKRTYDRRTITEEDIAALSSKAGERSFRLYDFPSERQVKIYYRDATLLVDLEKGAGEYEKISRRPLFYQVNVLHRNSVEWWKWASDLFAATLIIITLTGMFMLRGRNGFSGRGKWLVTAGLIPPLIAVFLQQTR; this comes from the coding sequence ATGACGAAGAAAAACCGCGATGCACTGCGCAGGCTCAACAACCTTCTCCACCGCGACCTGGGCTATTTTTTTGCCGCACTGATCATCGCCTACTCGCTGTCCGGTATCGCCCTGAACCATGTCGACGAATGGAATCCCGATTTCATCATCAGGAAAACCACGCTGGACTTCAAGCGGACCTACGACCGCCGGACCATTACCGAAGAGGATATCGCGGCGCTCAGCTCAAAAGCGGGTGAACGGTCGTTCAGGCTTTACGACTTTCCCTCTGAACGGCAGGTAAAAATCTATTACAGGGACGCGACCCTTCTTGTCGACCTGGAGAAAGGCGCGGGGGAATATGAAAAAATCTCCCGCAGGCCGCTCTTCTACCAGGTCAACGTCCTGCACCGCAACAGCGTCGAGTGGTGGAAATGGGCATCCGATCTTTTCGCGGCCACGCTGATCATCATCACCCTCACGGGCATGTTCATGCTGCGAGGACGAAACGGATTTTCCGGAAGAGGAAAATGGCTGGTCACAGCAGGCCTTATCCCTCCGCTGATCGCCGTCTTCCTGCAGCAAACACGATGA
- a CDS encoding sirohydrochlorin chelatase: protein MPILTFVYRFCLAAAILVHTVSCGRPPEKTSKTPAGEKKIGVLLLNHGSRSEQWRKKLLELEQRVTEELLAIEGVHDVETAFMEHARPSIADGLRAFDSEGCNDIVVIPVFLTIGTHMFDDIPTIIGLKTNPASIEKLRLANIERYIPNAKVHLTPPLDYSDLLKKNALRRTRALSVSPGQEGLLLVGYGSTTFDRQWTALFDKVGSSVANETGMTEYATAWCGHISRYRPDSTTAAVNRLLERKERAIVIPLLVSESRLFQTDIIGKGVEAIENHRKRVRYKPDAILPDPFLERWIVETVAGYAEASGGELPKQKKAP from the coding sequence ATGCCAATACTTACCTTCGTTTACCGTTTCTGCCTGGCAGCCGCCATTCTGGTTCATACCGTTTCCTGCGGCCGTCCGCCTGAAAAAACCAGTAAAACACCGGCAGGGGAGAAGAAAATCGGAGTCCTCCTCCTCAATCACGGCTCACGCTCGGAACAATGGAGGAAGAAGCTGCTGGAGCTGGAACAGCGGGTGACGGAAGAGCTGCTGGCGATCGAAGGGGTTCATGACGTCGAAACCGCTTTCATGGAGCATGCCCGGCCATCCATAGCCGACGGCCTGAGGGCTTTCGACAGCGAAGGCTGCAACGATATTGTCGTCATCCCGGTCTTTCTCACTATCGGAACCCATATGTTCGATGACATTCCGACAATTATCGGACTGAAAACAAACCCGGCATCCATCGAAAAACTGAGGCTTGCAAACATAGAACGCTACATACCGAACGCGAAGGTGCATCTCACGCCGCCGCTCGACTATTCGGACCTGCTGAAAAAAAATGCGCTTAGGAGAACCAGAGCCCTCTCCGTGTCACCCGGGCAGGAAGGACTGCTGCTTGTAGGCTATGGCTCGACAACATTCGACCGGCAGTGGACGGCGCTTTTCGACAAGGTCGGCTCGTCTGTCGCCAACGAGACGGGAATGACCGAATACGCCACGGCCTGGTGCGGCCATATCTCCCGTTACCGTCCCGATTCGACGACGGCCGCGGTCAACCGTCTGCTTGAAAGAAAAGAACGGGCGATCGTCATCCCGCTGCTGGTCTCGGAAAGCAGACTGTTTCAAACAGATATCATCGGAAAAGGCGTCGAGGCGATCGAAAACCATCGTAAGCGGGTGCGGTACAAACCGGATGCGATCCTCCCCGATCCTTTCCTCGAACGCTGGATCGTCGAGACGGTCGCCGGATATGCTGAAGCGAGCGGCGGAGAATTGCCGAAACAAAAAAAAGCCCCGTGA
- a CDS encoding TonB-dependent receptor plug domain-containing protein, with product MKLPFNYGKRAPLLLVSLLAAGISGNALAEPHRASVDKIIVSATKTPHTLGDVPVAAEVITREELLERNVRTVQGALEQVTGIVIDANSGSWGDKGKAGLQGLDPSYSLVLVDGQRILGGHENAVDLQQISIDMIERIEIVKGSASALYGSDAIGGVINIITRKAPSGPEFSGSLAMGSRGTTEGSFSAGAGSKTVKGRLQYTYRESDTFDEVYRYNEHILQGTVSFNLAEHAGLDIKPYYSYQEMPEEERTQERRGLNALYNWEPDDRSSLRVRGSYFDYRQWTADRSTDYSLDNYEFEIGYSRMILDRHLLTAGYEFWLEKRDDEGKDLDIDQELHSVYLQDEIDLAPVVVVLGARLDAHEEWGEEINPKASLMYTLSEGLKLRASVGTAFKAPSLLKLYGDGWMMGPFLMHSNPELEPEKSVGYQAGIEYAVNKDVDAEVSFFRNDIEDLIVERIVYGMPLPFDIYWENVEKAMTRGVEVNLKTRLSDGISARIGYTWLDTEDKDTGNELPYRPEHKLFAGLDFRIRSAGVGLHLETKYTGERWEDDDNTQRLDDYWICSASLTKELGEHVQAFVRVDNIFNERNIEDEYDIDGTEFLAGVRMRL from the coding sequence ATGAAGTTACCGTTCAATTACGGAAAGCGCGCCCCGTTGCTGCTGGTTTCGTTGCTGGCCGCCGGAATATCAGGAAACGCCCTGGCAGAGCCTCACCGCGCTTCCGTGGATAAAATCATTGTCAGTGCGACAAAAACACCGCATACGCTCGGTGACGTGCCGGTCGCAGCCGAGGTGATTACCCGCGAGGAGCTTCTCGAAAGAAACGTCAGGACAGTGCAGGGGGCGTTGGAGCAGGTGACGGGAATCGTTATCGACGCGAATTCGGGTTCCTGGGGAGACAAGGGCAAGGCCGGCCTGCAGGGACTCGATCCAAGCTATTCTCTTGTGCTTGTGGACGGGCAGCGTATTCTCGGCGGGCACGAAAATGCGGTGGACCTGCAACAGATTTCCATCGACATGATCGAACGCATCGAGATTGTCAAGGGCTCGGCCTCGGCGCTCTACGGTAGTGACGCGATCGGCGGCGTGATCAACATCATTACCCGCAAGGCGCCGTCCGGACCGGAATTTTCGGGTTCCCTGGCCATGGGCAGCCGTGGGACGACCGAGGGATCGTTTTCAGCGGGCGCGGGTTCGAAGACGGTGAAAGGACGGCTGCAGTACACCTACCGTGAATCGGACACGTTCGACGAGGTCTATCGATACAACGAGCATATACTGCAGGGAACGGTTTCATTCAACCTTGCCGAACACGCCGGTCTCGACATCAAGCCCTACTACTCCTATCAGGAGATGCCGGAGGAGGAGCGGACGCAGGAGCGCCGGGGACTCAATGCGCTCTACAACTGGGAGCCGGACGACCGTTCGTCCCTGAGAGTACGGGGCTCCTATTTCGATTACCGGCAGTGGACAGCGGATCGTTCGACGGATTACTCGCTCGACAATTACGAATTCGAGATCGGTTATTCGAGAATGATTCTCGATCGGCATTTGCTGACTGCGGGATACGAATTCTGGCTGGAAAAACGGGACGACGAGGGCAAGGATCTCGATATCGATCAGGAACTCCACAGTGTCTATCTGCAGGATGAAATAGATCTCGCGCCCGTCGTCGTGGTACTGGGTGCCAGGCTCGATGCACACGAGGAATGGGGGGAAGAGATCAATCCCAAAGCGAGCCTTATGTATACGCTTTCCGAAGGTCTGAAGCTTCGTGCTTCCGTCGGCACGGCCTTCAAGGCGCCTTCGCTGCTCAAGCTTTACGGGGACGGCTGGATGATGGGACCTTTTCTGATGCATTCGAATCCGGAACTGGAGCCTGAAAAATCGGTCGGTTATCAGGCCGGGATCGAATATGCCGTCAACAAGGATGTCGATGCGGAAGTCTCCTTTTTCAGGAACGATATCGAGGATCTCATCGTCGAGCGGATCGTCTATGGCATGCCTCTGCCGTTCGACATCTACTGGGAGAACGTGGAAAAGGCGATGACCCGGGGTGTCGAGGTCAATCTGAAGACTCGGCTGAGCGACGGTATTTCGGCAAGGATCGGCTATACCTGGCTCGATACGGAAGACAAGGATACCGGTAACGAGTTGCCCTATCGCCCAGAGCACAAACTCTTCGCGGGCCTGGACTTCAGGATTCGTTCCGCCGGGGTGGGACTGCACCTCGAAACCAAATACACCGGCGAGCGATGGGAGGATGACGACAATACGCAGAGACTCGACGATTACTGGATCTGCAGCGCTTCACTCACGAAAGAACTCGGTGAGCATGTGCAAGCGTTCGTCAGGGTGGACAATATCTTCAACGAGAGGAACATAGAGGACGAATACGATATCGACGGGACCGAGTTTCTCGCGGGAGTGAGAATGCGGCTGTAG
- a CDS encoding YezD family protein, producing the protein MSSDDRQKHQEHVVDEVLRSLKRIEYGEIIITIHDSRVVQVEKREKHGFP; encoded by the coding sequence GTGAGCAGCGATGACAGGCAAAAGCATCAGGAGCACGTGGTCGATGAAGTGCTCCGCTCTCTGAAGCGGATCGAGTATGGGGAGATCATCATAACCATCCATGACTCCAGGGTGGTTCAGGTCGAAAAAAGGGAAAAACACGGTTTTCCATGA
- a CDS encoding c-type cytochrome, producing the protein MKPVLLQRCVPFVSLVACFAAISGCAVSDGDGSLRAVSAKGPDGESLYKRHCRSCHAMGPPPKIAPPVKGISLHYHEAFGSRDAGVEHMAAFVRHPDPARSKCDPEAIRRFGLMPAMHLPDEELRTVSSWFWDRYDPSMKEMERRMRQEEARREQR; encoded by the coding sequence ATGAAACCTGTACTGTTGCAACGCTGCGTGCCGTTCGTTTCTCTGGTCGCCTGTTTTGCTGCGATAAGCGGATGCGCCGTTTCGGACGGCGACGGAAGTCTCCGGGCCGTTTCTGCAAAGGGCCCTGACGGAGAAAGCCTCTACAAACGCCATTGTCGAAGCTGCCATGCAATGGGGCCTCCACCGAAGATCGCTCCTCCCGTGAAGGGAATCTCGCTGCACTACCACGAAGCCTTCGGGAGCAGGGACGCCGGCGTGGAACATATGGCGGCGTTTGTCAGACATCCCGACCCCGCGCGTTCGAAATGCGATCCGGAAGCGATCCGCCGTTTCGGGCTCATGCCCGCGATGCATCTTCCGGATGAGGAGTTGCGAACGGTATCGTCCTGGTTCTGGGACCGGTACGATCCCTCCATGAAGGAGATGGAGCGCCGGATGCGGCAGGAGGAGGCGCGTCGTGAGCAGCGATGA
- a CDS encoding TonB-dependent receptor plug domain-containing protein, translating to MKRRFFYPMLFIAVITASPLHAQDGIGTAVLDELVVTATLSETPLDRIPAAVEVIGKEEIAEMGASTLQQVLTEAQGVVLEVASGRMSTAGLRGLGSSRTLVLIDGMRLPTGFQDKADMGEIPVSFIERIEIVRGPVSALYGSEAIGGVINVITRKPSDKPLAWFGAQYGESRNGEAAGTLFDGGVSGREGRLGYVLTGSFSDKERFDFDQEDWKTDGDDKKIGAGAAMFTWDFGDGTDLAAGVTYADVDRYGVRPKRQTEHDWRNRSGRFTGMVSLRTVLAPESVLFFRASRSEYDWGVTLTPLENTMLPTPAHALLESEIHDVDQVTDQYEARWTGKLLNSHKLTAGIEYRTEERQEDGVSSEIDNLGLFLQDEVSVTGRLRAILGLRFDDHSGFGSVYSPRIGVTCQLTDYLRLRGAYAEGFRAPSAFELYSGSPYTVQRILVPNPDLDPETSRTWEVGADIEHGALRVNLTAFRNDIDDMIAEVFTGRYEGTRPAIPVNEMRNIAETMTRGIEVSLGLDLGCGFFLSDELSLLDGENRDTGEELLYIPDVSNVLKLSYGSHDIGFSGNVRLVTTGSQYTGGEEKNGSYSLVNVFASQSLTTGARLFAGVDNLFDRMAGEGYGNVYGPGSSGMFVYGGVRLNL from the coding sequence ATGAAGAGAAGATTCTTTTACCCCATGCTGTTTATCGCGGTTATCACCGCTTCGCCGCTTCACGCGCAGGATGGAATCGGGACGGCTGTACTGGATGAGCTGGTCGTGACGGCGACGCTGTCTGAAACGCCGCTCGACAGAATTCCCGCCGCGGTCGAGGTTATCGGAAAGGAAGAGATCGCGGAGATGGGCGCGTCGACCTTGCAGCAGGTTCTGACGGAAGCGCAGGGAGTGGTCCTCGAGGTTGCGAGCGGACGAATGAGCACCGCAGGGTTGCGCGGACTCGGCAGCAGCCGTACGCTGGTTCTCATAGACGGGATGAGACTTCCGACAGGGTTTCAGGACAAGGCGGATATGGGTGAAATCCCGGTGTCTTTCATCGAGCGGATAGAGATTGTGCGCGGACCCGTATCGGCCCTCTACGGCAGTGAGGCAATAGGGGGCGTCATCAACGTGATAACCCGCAAGCCGTCGGATAAGCCGCTTGCATGGTTCGGAGCTCAATACGGTGAAAGCCGTAACGGGGAGGCGGCCGGCACCCTCTTCGACGGCGGGGTAAGCGGCCGCGAAGGCAGGTTGGGATATGTCCTTACGGGGTCTTTCAGCGACAAGGAACGTTTCGATTTCGATCAGGAGGACTGGAAGACCGACGGTGACGATAAAAAGATCGGAGCCGGTGCGGCGATGTTTACCTGGGATTTCGGTGACGGCACCGATCTGGCTGCGGGTGTGACCTATGCGGATGTCGACCGCTACGGGGTACGTCCGAAACGGCAGACCGAGCACGACTGGCGCAACCGCTCCGGGCGGTTTACCGGAATGGTTTCGCTGCGTACGGTGCTCGCCCCCGAATCGGTGCTTTTTTTCCGGGCTTCGCGTTCAGAGTATGACTGGGGCGTAACGCTGACGCCGCTCGAGAACACCATGCTGCCGACCCCGGCACATGCCCTGCTCGAATCGGAGATACACGATGTCGATCAGGTGACGGATCAGTACGAGGCCCGCTGGACAGGCAAACTCCTGAACTCACACAAGCTGACTGCCGGCATCGAATACCGCACGGAAGAACGGCAAGAAGACGGGGTTTCGAGCGAAATCGACAATCTCGGGCTTTTTCTGCAGGACGAGGTGAGCGTGACCGGTCGGCTTCGCGCAATTCTCGGCCTGCGTTTCGACGACCATTCGGGTTTCGGCTCCGTTTATAGCCCGAGGATCGGGGTGACCTGCCAGCTTACCGATTATTTGCGTCTCAGGGGCGCCTATGCCGAGGGGTTCCGTGCGCCGTCGGCTTTCGAACTCTACTCCGGTTCTCCTTATACCGTCCAGCGGATTCTCGTGCCAAATCCCGATCTCGATCCTGAGACGTCGCGTACGTGGGAAGTCGGCGCCGATATCGAGCACGGCGCTTTGCGGGTGAACCTGACGGCGTTCCGCAACGATATCGACGACATGATAGCCGAAGTTTTCACCGGGCGCTACGAAGGGACGCGGCCGGCAATTCCCGTCAACGAAATGCGCAATATCGCCGAAACAATGACACGCGGAATAGAGGTGAGTCTCGGTCTCGATCTCGGTTGCGGCTTCTTTCTTTCCGATGAACTCTCGCTCCTCGATGGCGAAAACAGGGATACGGGAGAGGAGCTGCTCTACATTCCGGACGTCTCGAACGTGCTGAAGCTCTCCTACGGCAGCCACGACATCGGTTTTTCCGGGAACGTTCGACTGGTGACGACCGGCAGCCAGTACACGGGCGGTGAGGAAAAGAACGGCTCCTATTCCCTTGTCAATGTTTTCGCCTCGCAGTCGCTGACGACCGGAGCCCGTTTGTTTGCCGGAGTGGACAACCTTTTCGACCGGATGGCCGGAGAGGGTTACGGCAATGTCTACGGCCCCGGCAGCAGCGGGATGTTTGTTTACGGGGGCGTGCGTCTGAATCTATAA
- a CDS encoding MotA/TolQ/ExbB proton channel family protein, producing MLHFIDTGGPMMYPLLACSVLAVAFIMERSIHFFRAGRSTGSIRTIHDLIEENRLEEALRLAEATPGPVSAILSEGIMHAGEKKEALEEEIALAGTAELKRLGKNLHLIELVSRVAPLMGLLGTVLGMVEVFRQVAGANGSVNPSMLAGGIWEALLTTVAGLGVGIPAMIAHHLLEERIRSFSFRMKFYGSEIIKHLGT from the coding sequence ATGCTGCATTTCATCGATACCGGCGGCCCCATGATGTACCCACTTCTTGCATGCTCCGTCCTTGCCGTCGCATTCATCATGGAGAGAAGCATCCATTTTTTCCGTGCGGGACGCTCGACCGGATCCATCCGGACAATCCACGACCTCATCGAGGAAAACCGCCTGGAAGAGGCGTTGCGCCTTGCCGAAGCCACGCCTGGTCCCGTCTCGGCAATACTCTCGGAAGGCATAATGCATGCGGGAGAAAAAAAAGAGGCTCTTGAAGAAGAGATCGCCCTCGCCGGCACGGCCGAACTGAAGCGACTCGGAAAAAATCTTCACCTGATCGAACTCGTCAGCCGCGTCGCTCCACTGATGGGCCTTCTCGGCACGGTTCTCGGCATGGTCGAAGTATTCCGGCAGGTCGCCGGCGCAAACGGCTCGGTCAATCCCTCGATGCTGGCCGGAGGCATATGGGAAGCGCTCTTGACAACGGTCGCGGGACTGGGGGTTGGCATTCCGGCCATGATAGCGCACCACCTCCTCGAAGAAAGAATCCGGTCATTTTCCTTCCGGATGAAGTTTTACGGCTCTGAAATCATAAAACACCTCGGAACTTAG
- a CDS encoding ExbD/TolR family protein — translation MLDFQEPFSGKKALDLTPMIDVVFLLLIFFMLTSIYAKPVLPLDLPEAECCVQQRNREIVIGIAGDGELTLNRSRVDLDELESLLVRELDGQPEEKSVCLAADKNVGFGRAIRVMDTAKKAGARNISIITREKNRRDR, via the coding sequence ATGCTCGACTTCCAGGAACCGTTTTCGGGAAAAAAAGCGCTCGATCTTACGCCGATGATCGACGTGGTTTTCCTCCTGCTGATTTTTTTCATGCTCACTTCGATTTACGCAAAACCGGTGCTCCCGCTCGACCTTCCAGAAGCCGAATGCTGCGTGCAGCAAAGGAACAGGGAGATCGTTATCGGCATCGCAGGCGACGGGGAGCTGACGCTGAACCGCTCACGCGTCGACCTGGACGAGCTGGAAAGCCTGCTCGTGCGGGAGCTCGATGGTCAGCCTGAAGAAAAATCCGTCTGTCTCGCTGCGGACAAAAACGTCGGTTTCGGCAGGGCGATACGCGTGATGGACACCGCGAAAAAAGCCGGCGCGCGCAACATTTCCATCATTACCAGGGAGAAAAACCGTCGTGACAGATAA
- a CDS encoding energy transducer TonB family protein — translation MTDKHIRFLAFSAAFALHAALLFFKPLSFENDEYPHPEKLRVSLRSYSPPNPTQTNDTESRPKQQPEKKAVTRPKQKRTLKIADTKMPPTIEASPSPSEKTNGEDASKQMASAAPSEQSNIGDYPSLIRKRVERNKFYPRASLRMNHEGTTVIELGIAPDGAITGIVISSSSGYSALDDAAIHTLERSAPLPPPRKYGLGAVRLTIPVDFSLY, via the coding sequence GTGACAGATAAGCATATCCGTTTTCTTGCGTTTTCCGCTGCGTTCGCGCTCCATGCCGCGCTTCTCTTCTTCAAGCCGCTCTCTTTCGAAAACGACGAATACCCTCATCCAGAGAAACTCCGTGTCAGTCTGCGGTCGTATTCCCCTCCGAACCCGACACAGACGAATGACACGGAAAGCAGACCGAAGCAGCAACCCGAGAAAAAAGCGGTCACACGCCCGAAGCAAAAAAGAACACTGAAGATCGCCGATACAAAAATGCCCCCGACAATCGAAGCATCCCCGTCGCCATCAGAGAAAACGAACGGAGAGGATGCTTCGAAACAAATGGCGTCCGCCGCACCGTCCGAACAGTCAAACATTGGCGACTACCCTTCGCTCATCCGGAAACGGGTGGAGCGTAACAAGTTTTATCCACGAGCCTCATTACGCATGAACCATGAAGGCACAACGGTCATCGAACTCGGTATTGCCCCCGACGGCGCGATAACGGGCATCGTTATCAGCTCTTCCTCGGGATACAGCGCCCTGGACGATGCCGCCATACATACCCTTGAACGGTCCGCCCCGCTTCCTCCCCCTCGAAAATACGGTCTCGGAGCGGTGAGACTGACCATCCCGGTTGATTTCTCGCTCTACTGA